From the Desulfobacterales bacterium genome, one window contains:
- a CDS encoding tetratricopeptide repeat protein: MKKRFVTLIVTGVLVLSCAVTFAGDLPQAFIDGIRAYDAKNYSEAIEDFSQIVDSGVQNGKLFYNLANAYLKNGDTGHAVLWFERALRFMPDEPDLKFNLDYARSLVRDQAEEKENPLLRVAFFWKNLLSRTAIQWIAVVLNLVFWVLMILQLLVRKRSFKFPAAVVLIVAVIFTLTALYQFYESANVRHAVILADEVSVRSGLSADSTELFVLHSGTRVRIDKQMEQHYLIRFSEEKIGWVNISDIGVI; this comes from the coding sequence ATGAAAAAACGGTTTGTTACATTGATAGTGACGGGAGTGCTGGTGCTGTCCTGTGCCGTAACGTTTGCAGGTGACCTGCCTCAGGCGTTTATCGACGGAATCAGGGCCTATGATGCAAAAAACTATTCTGAAGCGATCGAGGATTTTTCACAAATTGTCGACTCCGGCGTCCAAAACGGAAAACTTTTCTATAACCTGGCAAATGCGTATCTGAAAAACGGTGATACCGGACATGCCGTGTTATGGTTTGAACGGGCATTACGGTTCATGCCGGATGAGCCGGATCTTAAATTCAATCTGGACTATGCCCGCTCGCTGGTCAGGGATCAGGCCGAAGAGAAGGAAAATCCATTGCTGAGGGTGGCGTTTTTCTGGAAGAATCTGTTGAGCCGGACCGCCATTCAATGGATCGCCGTCGTGTTGAATCTCGTTTTCTGGGTGTTGATGATTCTTCAGCTGCTGGTCCGTAAGCGATCGTTTAAATTTCCGGCGGCTGTCGTGCTGATCGTTGCCGTGATATTTACCCTGACGGCACTCTATCAGTTTTATGAGTCCGCAAATGTCAGGCATGCGGTTATTCTGGCTGACGAAGTATCGGTCCGGTCCGGCCTGTCAGCGGATTCGACCGAATTGTTCGTGCTTCATTCCGGCACACGGGTACGAATTGACAAACAAATGGAACAGCATTATCTGATCCGTTTTTCCGAAGAAAAAATCGGGTGGGTGAATATTTCAGACATCGGTGTGATATAA